A single Proteiniborus sp. DW1 DNA region contains:
- a CDS encoding TldD/PmbA family protein: MSNRELIEKIFSRGKELGLGDMEIYIQGNKQFDTRIFEGEIDKYSISDETGLSFRGMYNGKMGYSYTEKVDESSIDMLIKEAIENAVTIDSEDKEEIFAGSKEYKEVSTYNSELENVTTEQKIEFAKTMEKAAFEADKRVTSVSYCLYDEITGYSLLANTKGLNLENKYNLAQAYIAVVVKEGDDVKTGANFVISNDFSKFNPEELASVAVKEALSMLGAESIDSGNYPVILRNDVAASILQAFSSVFIAENVQKNLSLLKGKLNEQIANELISIVDDPFLKDGVASTPFDGEGVATKYKKVIDKGVLKTYLHNSKTARKDGVESTGNASKSSYKSSGSISPTNMYIENGNTSIEEMIYNTEHGIMIIDVQGLHSGLNTVSGDFSLSAYGYLIEKGKIARPVNQITIAGNLYEVLKSIEAVGNDLKFGFPSSGYIGSPSLKVSSLAIAGK, from the coding sequence ATGTCAAATAGAGAATTAATAGAAAAAATATTTAGTAGAGGAAAAGAATTAGGCTTAGGAGATATGGAAATATATATCCAAGGAAATAAGCAGTTTGATACAAGAATTTTTGAAGGAGAAATAGATAAATATAGTATATCCGATGAAACAGGTCTGTCTTTTAGAGGTATGTATAACGGGAAAATGGGATATTCATATACAGAAAAGGTAGATGAATCTTCAATAGATATGCTTATAAAAGAAGCTATAGAAAATGCAGTTACCATAGATAGTGAAGATAAAGAAGAAATATTTGCAGGCTCAAAAGAGTATAAGGAAGTAAGCACATATAATAGTGAACTTGAAAATGTAACTACAGAACAGAAAATAGAGTTTGCAAAAACTATGGAGAAGGCTGCTTTTGAGGCAGATAAGCGTGTAACATCTGTTAGCTACTGTCTATATGATGAAATAACGGGATATAGCTTGCTTGCAAATACTAAAGGATTAAACCTTGAAAATAAATATAATTTAGCTCAAGCTTATATTGCTGTTGTAGTAAAAGAGGGAGACGATGTAAAAACAGGTGCAAATTTTGTTATAAGCAATGATTTCTCAAAATTTAACCCAGAGGAGTTAGCATCAGTTGCAGTAAAAGAAGCATTATCCATGTTAGGAGCTGAAAGCATAGATTCAGGGAACTATCCTGTAATACTTAGAAACGATGTGGCTGCTAGTATATTACAGGCATTTTCATCAGTTTTTATAGCTGAAAATGTGCAAAAGAATTTATCCTTGCTAAAAGGAAAGCTTAATGAGCAAATAGCAAATGAACTTATAAGTATAGTAGACGATCCATTCTTAAAGGATGGAGTAGCATCAACCCCATTTGATGGTGAGGGGGTAGCTACCAAGTATAAAAAAGTTATAGATAAGGGAGTATTAAAAACTTATCTTCACAACTCTAAAACTGCTAGAAAAGACGGTGTTGAGTCTACAGGAAATGCTAGTAAAAGCTCATATAAGTCATCAGGTTCTATTTCACCTACAAATATGTATATTGAAAATGGTAACACTAGCATTGAAGAAATGATTTATAATACAGAACATGGTATTATGATAATTGATGTTCAAGGACTTCATTCTGGTTTAAATACAGTATCTGGAGACTTTTCGCTTTCAGCATATGGCTATTTAATAGAAAAAGGCAAAATTGCTAGACCGGTAAATCAAATTACAATAGCAGGTAATTTATATGAAGTACTAAAGAGTATTGAAGCAGTTGGGAATGATCTGAAATTTGGCTTCCCAAGCTCTGGATATATAGGTTCACCATCACTTAAGGTTAGCAGTTTAGCAATTGCAGGTAAATAG
- a CDS encoding DUF378 domain-containing protein, whose protein sequence is MDTLALVLVIIGALNWGLISLFQFDLVANIFGGQDALLSRIVYGLVGLAGIYCISLLFRDRHRVDS, encoded by the coding sequence ATGGATACATTGGCATTAGTTTTAGTTATTATAGGAGCATTAAACTGGGGTCTAATCTCTTTATTTCAATTTGACCTTGTGGCAAACATTTTTGGGGGGCAAGATGCTCTTTTAAGCAGAATAGTATATGGACTAGTAGGATTAGCGGGAATTTACTGCATTAGTTTATTGTTTAGAGATAGACATAGAGTTGATAGTTAA
- a CDS encoding L,D-transpeptidase, with amino-acid sequence MKKYFLILLVLVLFLTSCAPRGQNKPQLPNNQVQNNPEINTEEGGVGGEEIVQDDDIESDINYIDIDEDREITNTYINMAGEKKDITFQQNSMANSTNRFNSENLANNLSSIGAQMYATQIPDEIDVDIRYHNYDIPYDYLLITSDNVNIYENPTFDSAVLGKATQYSKIKLEARANINNANITQVWYLISWLENGETVYGYITGESGTPRRFRFDDMIDEIGRLEEALAQFPYGYISNYKNKNGSPPLKDGKAIDEFGIQAYQSAPAYYDPENLNEFRYFPDGMIVSILDEAEGHFKVRNLVYDGEFWIPKNFISFDDNLDRLEKAVVVDKINQNQALFENRNGRWTMISYTLATTGVPDNNKYETPTGSFKVLQKRDRFYFLDYSTGELGGYAPYGTRFSAGAYIHGIPVNFVKENGENVDPGMKEYLLTIGTTPRSAKCVRNYTSHAKFLYDWADLNDTAVIVID; translated from the coding sequence ATGAAGAAATATTTTTTAATATTGCTAGTTCTAGTATTGTTTCTCACATCATGTGCTCCAAGAGGACAAAATAAACCTCAACTGCCTAACAATCAAGTTCAAAATAATCCAGAAATCAATACTGAAGAGGGAGGTGTTGGAGGAGAAGAAATTGTTCAAGATGATGATATAGAATCTGATATAAATTATATTGACATTGATGAAGATAGGGAAATCACAAATACCTATATAAATATGGCTGGAGAGAAAAAAGATATTACATTTCAGCAAAATAGTATGGCAAATAGCACAAATAGATTTAACTCAGAGAACCTTGCTAATAATTTAAGTTCTATTGGGGCTCAGATGTATGCTACTCAAATACCAGATGAAATAGATGTAGATATAAGATACCATAACTACGATATACCTTATGACTATTTGCTAATTACATCTGATAATGTCAATATCTATGAAAATCCAACATTTGATTCTGCGGTTCTAGGAAAAGCAACACAGTATTCTAAGATAAAGCTTGAAGCAAGAGCTAACATAAATAACGCAAATATTACACAAGTATGGTATTTAATATCTTGGCTAGAAAACGGAGAGACGGTCTATGGGTATATAACAGGTGAATCAGGCACACCTAGAAGGTTTAGATTTGATGATATGATTGATGAAATTGGAAGATTAGAGGAGGCTTTAGCTCAGTTTCCATACGGATATATATCTAACTACAAAAATAAAAATGGCTCACCACCACTTAAGGATGGAAAGGCTATTGATGAATTTGGAATTCAAGCTTATCAAAGCGCACCAGCCTATTATGACCCCGAAAACCTAAATGAATTTAGATATTTTCCTGATGGGATGATAGTATCTATTCTTGATGAGGCAGAAGGACATTTTAAGGTCAGAAATTTAGTTTATGATGGGGAGTTTTGGATACCTAAGAACTTCATTTCATTTGATGACAATCTAGATAGATTAGAGAAGGCTGTAGTAGTAGATAAAATAAATCAAAATCAAGCTTTATTTGAAAATAGAAATGGTAGATGGACTATGATTTCATATACACTTGCAACAACAGGTGTACCAGATAATAACAAATATGAGACTCCCACTGGCAGTTTTAAGGTGCTACAAAAAAGGGACAGATTTTATTTTCTAGACTATAGCACTGGAGAGTTAGGTGGATATGCACCTTATGGTACAAGATTTTCAGCTGGAGCATATATACATGGAATACCAGTTAACTTTGTGAAAGAAAATGGAGAAAATGTTGACCCAGGAATGAAAGAGTACCTATTAACAATAGGAACTACTCCTAGGTCAGCAAAATGTGTGAGAAACTATACTAGTCATGCAAAGTTTCTATATGATTGGGCTGACTTAAATGATACTGCAGTAATTGTGATTGATTAG
- the ppsA gene encoding phosphoenolpyruvate synthase yields the protein MSEYKYIMWFNEINKEDIPLVGGKGANLGELTVKGVNVPPGFCVTASAYTDFISKSGLQSDILNMLEGLDMEDSSELQLKSASIRGLIVKADMPKEIEEEIVKAYTEFSEKVKLTDPLVAIRSSATAEDLPEASFAGQQDTYLHISGIEEVLKHIKRCWASLWTARAIYYRAHQGFKHEEVALSVVVQKMVNSRISGVMFTANPITSDLNQIMINASWGLGEAVVSGIVTPDEFILDKKTLAVVEKNIAEKNTMVIKNMDDVGTLEVKVEEYLGYDKVNTQCLNDLEVANLGKNGMLIEDLYKSPQDIEWALDADTEELYILQARPITTLKGESKEMTTSQQPAELVTLVRGLPASPGINSGKVRNIKDITEIDRVQDGDILVTVMTNPDMVPAMRRAAAVVTDEGGRTCHAAIVSRELGIPCIVGGKKASEVLTEGMEVTVDATRGVVYKGIVLQEKQEKEEKTATATAGVVSEELIHQLAPVTATKIYMNLGEPEMIGRYKNLPFDGIGLMRTEFIFTNLVGAHPMYLLRTGQGQLLIDKMAEGITKVAQEIYPKPIVVRLSDFRTNEFRGLKGGDEVEPIEANPMIGWRGVSRYISPEYEEGFRLECRAIRKVRDEYGLTNVYVMLPFVRTTWELKKVKEIMAEEGLQQGRNFKLWIMAEVPSVVFEAEEFAQMVDGFSIGSNDLTQLTMGADRDSGILNNMGYFDERNEAVKRAISILIKAAHKYGKTISICGQGPSQYPEFAEFLVKEGIDSMSVNPDTVSYTRRLVASVEQRMILNKIRNL from the coding sequence ATGAGCGAATATAAATATATAATGTGGTTTAATGAGATAAACAAGGAAGATATACCACTGGTAGGTGGTAAGGGTGCAAACCTTGGAGAGTTAACTGTTAAAGGGGTTAACGTTCCGCCAGGATTTTGCGTAACTGCTTCAGCTTATACAGATTTCATAAGCAAATCAGGTCTTCAAAGTGACATACTAAATATGCTGGAAGGACTAGATATGGAAGACTCATCAGAGCTTCAACTTAAAAGTGCTTCAATAAGAGGTTTAATAGTTAAGGCAGATATGCCAAAGGAAATAGAAGAGGAAATTGTTAAAGCTTATACTGAATTTAGTGAAAAAGTAAAACTAACTGATCCGCTCGTAGCTATTAGAAGTTCTGCAACTGCAGAGGACTTACCAGAAGCTTCATTTGCTGGACAACAGGATACATATCTTCATATAAGTGGAATTGAAGAAGTACTAAAACACATTAAAAGATGCTGGGCATCTCTATGGACAGCAAGAGCAATATACTATAGAGCACATCAAGGATTTAAACATGAAGAGGTTGCACTTAGTGTAGTTGTTCAAAAGATGGTTAACAGTAGAATATCTGGAGTTATGTTTACAGCAAACCCAATTACTAGTGACTTAAATCAAATAATGATAAATGCTAGTTGGGGACTTGGTGAAGCAGTAGTTTCTGGTATAGTGACTCCTGATGAATTTATACTTGATAAGAAAACATTAGCTGTTGTTGAGAAAAACATAGCTGAGAAAAATACAATGGTTATAAAAAATATGGACGATGTTGGAACACTAGAAGTAAAAGTAGAAGAATACCTTGGATATGATAAGGTTAATACTCAATGCTTAAATGATTTAGAAGTAGCTAATTTAGGAAAGAACGGAATGTTAATAGAAGATTTATATAAATCACCACAGGACATTGAATGGGCATTAGATGCTGATACTGAAGAATTATATATATTACAGGCAAGACCAATCACTACATTAAAGGGAGAGAGCAAGGAAATGACTACTTCACAACAACCTGCAGAACTAGTTACATTAGTAAGAGGTTTACCTGCATCACCAGGAATTAATAGTGGGAAAGTAAGAAATATTAAAGATATCACTGAAATAGATAGAGTACAGGATGGAGATATATTAGTTACAGTAATGACAAACCCTGATATGGTACCTGCCATGAGAAGAGCAGCAGCGGTAGTTACAGATGAAGGTGGAAGAACATGTCACGCTGCTATTGTATCTAGAGAATTAGGTATTCCATGTATAGTAGGTGGCAAGAAAGCAAGCGAAGTATTGACAGAAGGAATGGAAGTAACAGTAGATGCCACAAGAGGAGTTGTTTATAAAGGTATAGTTCTTCAAGAGAAGCAGGAAAAAGAAGAAAAAACAGCTACAGCTACAGCAGGAGTTGTTAGTGAAGAATTAATCCACCAGCTAGCCCCAGTTACTGCTACTAAGATATACATGAACCTAGGCGAGCCAGAAATGATTGGAAGATATAAGAACTTACCATTTGACGGTATAGGACTAATGAGAACTGAGTTTATATTTACTAATCTAGTTGGTGCTCATCCAATGTATCTATTAAGAACAGGTCAAGGTCAGCTTTTAATAGACAAAATGGCAGAAGGTATAACAAAGGTAGCACAAGAAATATATCCGAAACCTATAGTAGTTAGATTAAGTGACTTTAGAACAAACGAGTTTAGAGGATTAAAAGGCGGAGACGAGGTAGAGCCAATAGAGGCTAACCCAATGATAGGATGGAGAGGAGTATCTAGATATATTTCTCCAGAATATGAAGAAGGATTTAGATTAGAGTGTAGAGCAATCAGAAAAGTAAGAGATGAATACGGACTAACTAACGTATACGTAATGCTACCATTTGTAAGAACTACATGGGAGCTTAAAAAGGTAAAGGAAATAATGGCTGAAGAAGGCCTACAGCAAGGAAGAAACTTTAAGCTATGGATAATGGCAGAAGTACCATCAGTAGTATTCGAAGCAGAAGAATTTGCTCAAATGGTAGACGGATTCAGTATAGGAAGCAATGACTTAACACAGCTTACAATGGGGGCTGACAGAGATTCAGGAATACTAAACAACATGGGATACTTTGATGAAAGAAACGAAGCAGTTAAGAGAGCAATATCTATACTAATAAAAGCTGCTCATAAATATGGAAAAACCATATCAATCTGTGGTCAAGGACCTTCTCAATATCCAGAATTTGCAGAATTCCTAGTAAAAGAAGGAATAGACAGCATGAGCGTAAACCCAGATACAGTATCATATACAAGAAGACTTGTAGCATCAGTTGAACAAAGAATGATTTTGAATAAGATAAGAAATTTATAG